The following are from one region of the Amycolatopsis sp. QT-25 genome:
- a CDS encoding MerR family transcriptional regulator, with the protein MGTAAVFTIGELAKRTGLPVKTIRFYSDEGLLPPTDRTDAGYRLYDATAMARLELVRTLRELGLGLADVERALTREATIGDLAVQHVAALDEQIRRLELRRAVLRAVAKRNSPLEEVELMNKLASMSDEDRKRLLDEFWADMVEGLDLDPQFYERMRSGKPELPDDPTPEQLEAWIEFAELVQDEGFRASIRRMSEWHSKLRKEDGADFGEEQQQLWIAWSEKATEALEAGLAPDSAEGRELAETIFTQSSRNGRDPDDPVWRKRLVDGMAIGFDPRAERYWMLLGRMNGWPSFPSQRRQAEWIIAALRAALG; encoded by the coding sequence ATGGGCACCGCAGCGGTTTTCACCATCGGGGAGCTGGCCAAACGGACCGGCCTGCCGGTGAAGACCATCCGGTTCTACTCCGACGAAGGACTCCTGCCACCGACCGACCGCACCGACGCCGGCTACCGCCTCTACGACGCCACCGCGATGGCGCGCCTGGAGCTGGTCCGGACGCTGCGGGAACTCGGGCTGGGCCTCGCGGACGTGGAGCGGGCGCTGACCAGGGAAGCGACCATCGGGGACCTCGCGGTCCAGCACGTCGCCGCCCTGGACGAGCAGATCCGGCGGCTGGAACTGCGCCGCGCGGTCCTGCGAGCGGTGGCCAAACGAAACTCACCACTGGAGGAGGTCGAACTGATGAACAAACTCGCGTCGATGTCGGACGAGGACCGCAAACGTTTGCTCGACGAATTCTGGGCGGACATGGTCGAAGGACTCGACCTGGACCCGCAGTTCTACGAGCGGATGCGCTCGGGAAAACCGGAACTGCCCGACGACCCGACGCCCGAGCAACTGGAGGCCTGGATCGAGTTCGCCGAACTCGTCCAGGACGAGGGGTTCCGCGCGTCGATCCGCCGGATGAGCGAGTGGCACTCGAAGCTGCGGAAGGAGGACGGAGCGGACTTCGGCGAGGAGCAGCAGCAGTTGTGGATCGCGTGGAGCGAGAAGGCCACCGAAGCGCTCGAAGCCGGTCTCGCGCCTGATTCGGCCGAGGGCCGCGAACTGGCGGAGACGATCTTCACGCAGTCTTCGCGGAACGGACGGGACCCCGACGACCCGGTTTGGCGGAAACGGCTGGTCGACGGGATGGCGATCGGCTTCGACCCGCGCGCCGAGCGGTACTGGATGCTGCTGGGGAGGATGAACGGCTGGCCGTCGTTCCCCTCGCAGAGGCGGCAGGCGGAGTGGATCATCGCCGCCCTGCGCGCCGCGCTGGGGTAG
- the folK gene encoding 2-amino-4-hydroxy-6-hydroxymethyldihydropteridine diphosphokinase produces the protein MSRALLSLGSNLGDRLAFLRSAVDAVRTAVVAVSSVYETKAWGVEDQPDFLNAVVLVDDPARDHWDWLRTGQAAEQAAERVRELRWGPRTLDVDIVTVDGVRSGDPQLVLPHPGTPERASVLIPWLEIEPAAVLPGHGPVADLLAARPASDRDSVRLTSFTLA, from the coding sequence ATGAGCCGCGCGCTGCTCTCTCTCGGCTCCAACCTGGGGGACCGGCTCGCGTTCCTTCGGTCCGCCGTCGACGCCGTGCGGACGGCGGTCGTCGCCGTTTCGAGTGTCTACGAGACGAAAGCGTGGGGCGTCGAGGATCAGCCGGACTTCCTCAACGCCGTCGTCCTGGTCGACGACCCGGCGCGTGACCACTGGGACTGGCTGCGCACGGGGCAGGCGGCCGAGCAGGCGGCGGAACGCGTGCGCGAGCTCCGCTGGGGGCCGCGCACGCTGGATGTCGACATAGTGACCGTGGACGGGGTGCGCTCCGGCGACCCCCAGTTGGTGCTTCCGCATCCCGGCACGCCGGAGCGCGCGAGCGTGCTGATCCCCTGGCTGGAGATCGAGCCCGCGGCGGTGCTCCCCGGCCACGGTCCCGTAGCCGACCTCCTCGCCGCCCGCCCCGCTTCGGACCGCGACTCCGTCCGGCTGACGTCGTTCACCCTCGCCTGA
- the folB gene encoding dihydroneopterin aldolase: MADRITLTGLRVFGRHGVFDHEKRDGQEFVVDIVVWLDLGPAAASDDLTKTLHYGELAELAAGIVAGEPYDLIESVAGKIADEVLRDERLSAVEVTVHKPSAPIPLTFDDVAVTVFSARAAENARTGRGPEPSRRLP; this comes from the coding sequence TTGGCTGACCGGATCACGTTGACCGGGCTGCGGGTCTTCGGCAGGCACGGGGTCTTCGACCACGAGAAACGTGACGGGCAGGAGTTCGTCGTCGACATCGTGGTGTGGCTGGACCTCGGCCCGGCCGCCGCCTCCGACGATCTCACCAAGACGCTGCACTACGGCGAGCTGGCGGAACTCGCCGCCGGGATCGTGGCGGGTGAGCCGTACGACCTCATCGAGAGTGTCGCCGGGAAGATCGCCGACGAGGTGCTGCGCGACGAGCGGCTGAGCGCCGTCGAGGTGACGGTGCACAAACCGTCCGCGCCGATCCCGCTGACCTTCGACGACGTCGCCGTCACGGTGTTTTCTGCGCGCGCCGCCGAAAACGCGCGGACGGGGCGCGGACCGGAGCCTTCCCGGCGGTTGCCGTGA
- the folP gene encoding dihydropteroate synthase gives MTALPRPGRCAVLGILNVTPDSFSDGGRYLGVEQALEHAHEMWERGADLIDVGGESTRPGASRVDADTEISRIMPVIRSLAADGVAMSVDTTRAEVALAAVEAGASVINDVSGGLADPTMAKVAAETGVPYVLMHWRGHSKDMNALASYADVVADVRAELLSRVDEAVAAGVDEGAIVLDPGLGFAKNAEHDWALLHRLDSLLSLGFPVLVGASRKRFLGRLLSGKDGKPAPPDGRENATAAVSALAAAAGAWGVRVHEVGASIDAVTVAAAWRKGSPVG, from the coding sequence ATGACCGCCCTGCCCCGGCCCGGACGGTGCGCCGTGCTGGGCATCCTGAACGTCACCCCCGATTCCTTTTCGGATGGTGGCCGCTACCTCGGGGTCGAGCAGGCGCTGGAGCACGCGCACGAGATGTGGGAGCGCGGGGCGGATCTCATCGACGTCGGTGGGGAGTCGACGCGGCCGGGTGCGTCCCGGGTGGACGCCGACACCGAGATCTCCCGGATCATGCCGGTGATCCGCTCGCTCGCCGCCGACGGTGTGGCGATGTCCGTGGACACCACGCGTGCCGAGGTCGCCCTCGCCGCCGTCGAAGCGGGCGCGTCCGTCATCAACGACGTCTCCGGCGGGCTGGCCGACCCGACCATGGCGAAGGTCGCCGCCGAGACCGGCGTCCCGTACGTACTGATGCACTGGCGCGGGCACAGCAAGGACATGAACGCGCTGGCGTCCTATGCCGACGTCGTCGCGGACGTGCGCGCCGAGCTGCTGTCCCGAGTGGACGAAGCGGTCGCCGCGGGCGTCGACGAGGGGGCGATCGTACTCGACCCCGGACTCGGGTTCGCGAAGAACGCCGAACACGACTGGGCACTGCTGCACCGGCTGGATTCCTTGCTGTCACTGGGTTTCCCGGTTCTCGTCGGCGCCTCGCGCAAACGGTTCCTCGGCCGTCTCCTGTCCGGAAAGGACGGAAAGCCCGCTCCGCCGGACGGCCGTGAGAACGCGACCGCGGCGGTGTCCGCGCTCGCCGCGGCGGCCGGTGCCTGGGGAGTGCGGGTGCACGAGGTCGGCGCGAGCATCGACGCCGTGACCGTCGCGGCGGCTTGGCGGAAGGGGAGTCCTGTTGGCTGA
- the folE gene encoding GTP cyclohydrolase I FolE, producing the protein MTTDRTTPSGNGASPVFDQDRAEKAVRELLLACGEDPDRDGLLETPARVARAYREMFAGLYTEPDHVLDRTFDEAHEELVLVTDIPMFSTCEHHLLSFHGVAHVGYIPNEHGKVTGLSKLARLVDLYARRPQVQERITSQVADALMRKLKPRGVIVVIEAEHLCMAMRGIRKPGARTTTSAVRGLLQTSASSRAEALDLIKGRR; encoded by the coding sequence GTGACGACGGACAGGACGACACCAAGCGGTAACGGCGCGAGCCCGGTCTTCGACCAGGACCGGGCCGAAAAAGCCGTACGCGAACTCCTGCTCGCCTGTGGTGAGGACCCGGACCGGGACGGCCTCCTGGAGACCCCGGCCCGGGTCGCTCGCGCTTACCGGGAGATGTTCGCCGGGCTCTACACCGAGCCGGACCACGTCCTGGACCGCACGTTCGACGAGGCCCACGAAGAACTCGTGCTCGTGACGGACATCCCGATGTTCAGCACCTGCGAACACCACTTGCTGTCCTTTCACGGCGTCGCCCATGTCGGCTACATCCCCAACGAGCACGGCAAGGTCACCGGCCTGTCCAAACTGGCCCGCCTTGTCGATCTGTACGCCAGACGTCCGCAGGTCCAGGAGCGCATCACCTCCCAGGTGGCCGACGCGCTGATGCGCAAGCTCAAGCCCCGTGGCGTGATCGTCGTGATCGAGGCCGAACATCTCTGCATGGCCATGCGCGGGATCCGCAAACCAGGGGCCAGGACGACGACGTCGGCCGTTCGCGGCCTGTTGCAGACTTCGGCGTCCTCGCGGGCGGAGGCGCTGGACCTGATCAAGGGCCGTCGATGA
- the ftsH gene encoding ATP-dependent zinc metalloprotease FtsH, whose product MNRKSVLKNPVLWILAAVLAFLAYNTIFDSDRGYTQVPISIANQQITANNVKEASQEDKEQQIKLLLTKKIEVEGQQVDQIIAQYPANVAGTVYNQLIGLKNGDNPVKFTTKVTQQNVLTQILIFAIPLALVLGLLMWMMNNAQGGGNRVLNFGKSKAKQLNKDMPKTTFGDVAGADEAVEELYEIKDFLQNPARYQALGAKIPKGVLLYGPPGTGKTLLARAVAGEAGVPFYTISGSDFVEMFVGVGASRVRDLFEQAKQNAPCIIFVDEIDAVGRQRGAGLGGGHDEREQTLNQLLVEMDGFDARGGIILIAATNRPDILDPALLRPGRFDRQIPVSAPDMRGRKAILEVHAKGKPIAQGTDLSSLAKRTVGMSGADLANVLNEAALLTARQNGHVITDAALEESVDRVVGGPARKSRIISEKEKKITAYHEGGHALAAWAMPDIEPVYKLTILPRGRTGGHALLVPEDDKELMTRSEMIGRLVFAMGGRTAEELVFHEPTTGASSDIEQATKIARAMVTEYGMSARLGAVKYGQEQGDPFLGRSAGRQADYSLEVAHEIDEEVRKLIETAHTEAWHVLSTYRDVLDELVIELLEKETLTRKDLERIFATVEKRPHITIFNEFGDRKPSDKPPIKTPGELAMERGEPWPPLEEKKERPVLQPAPTPVGTAPGGGDLPGGPPYTQPAPPPDPNANPYAPPAPGAYPNGGRPNGGPNGTAHWPQAYGGQQPGGPAGGYQGGPVGGPPNYGAPPGWTPATQPGGQPNQPWRPAEDRPRDGWFADQPGGQQDEGQQRRDDGQDDTKR is encoded by the coding sequence ATGAACCGGAAGAGCGTGCTCAAGAACCCAGTGCTCTGGATTCTCGCGGCGGTACTGGCGTTTCTCGCATACAACACGATCTTCGACAGCGATCGTGGCTACACCCAGGTGCCGATCTCGATCGCGAATCAGCAGATCACCGCGAACAACGTCAAGGAAGCCTCGCAAGAGGACAAGGAGCAGCAGATCAAGCTGCTGCTGACCAAGAAGATCGAGGTCGAAGGCCAGCAGGTCGACCAGATCATCGCCCAGTACCCGGCCAACGTCGCGGGCACCGTCTACAACCAGCTCATCGGTCTCAAGAACGGTGACAACCCGGTCAAGTTCACCACCAAGGTCACCCAGCAGAACGTCCTCACCCAGATCCTGATCTTCGCCATCCCGCTGGCGCTGGTGCTGGGCCTGCTGATGTGGATGATGAACAACGCCCAGGGCGGCGGGAACCGCGTCCTCAACTTCGGCAAGTCGAAGGCCAAGCAGCTCAACAAGGACATGCCCAAGACGACCTTCGGGGACGTCGCGGGCGCCGACGAGGCCGTCGAAGAGCTGTACGAGATCAAGGACTTCCTGCAGAACCCGGCGCGCTACCAGGCGCTCGGCGCGAAGATCCCCAAGGGCGTGCTGCTCTACGGGCCGCCGGGTACCGGTAAGACGCTGCTCGCGCGAGCCGTCGCCGGCGAGGCGGGCGTGCCGTTCTACACGATCTCCGGTTCCGACTTCGTCGAGATGTTCGTCGGTGTCGGCGCCTCCCGCGTCCGCGACCTGTTCGAGCAGGCCAAGCAGAACGCGCCCTGCATCATCTTCGTCGACGAGATCGACGCGGTCGGCCGTCAGCGTGGGGCCGGCCTCGGCGGCGGTCACGACGAACGCGAGCAGACGCTGAACCAGCTCCTCGTCGAAATGGACGGCTTCGACGCGCGCGGTGGCATCATCCTGATCGCCGCGACCAACCGTCCCGACATCCTCGACCCGGCGCTCCTGCGTCCCGGCCGTTTCGACCGTCAGATCCCGGTGTCCGCGCCGGACATGCGCGGTCGCAAGGCGATCCTCGAGGTGCACGCCAAGGGCAAGCCGATCGCGCAGGGCACCGACCTGAGCAGCCTCGCCAAGCGGACCGTCGGCATGTCCGGCGCGGATCTGGCGAACGTGCTCAACGAGGCCGCGCTGCTCACCGCCCGCCAGAACGGGCACGTGATCACCGACGCCGCGCTGGAGGAGTCGGTCGACCGCGTCGTCGGCGGCCCCGCCCGCAAGAGCCGGATCATCTCCGAGAAGGAGAAGAAGATCACGGCCTACCACGAGGGCGGGCACGCGCTCGCCGCGTGGGCGATGCCGGACATCGAACCGGTCTACAAGCTGACGATCCTGCCGCGCGGGCGCACCGGCGGGCACGCCCTGCTCGTCCCGGAGGACGACAAGGAGCTGATGACCCGTTCGGAGATGATCGGGCGCCTGGTCTTCGCGATGGGCGGCCGGACGGCGGAGGAGCTCGTCTTCCACGAGCCCACCACCGGTGCCTCCTCCGACATCGAGCAGGCGACCAAGATCGCCCGCGCGATGGTCACCGAATACGGCATGAGCGCCCGGCTCGGCGCGGTCAAGTACGGCCAGGAGCAGGGCGACCCGTTCCTCGGCCGCTCGGCGGGCCGTCAGGCGGACTACTCGCTAGAGGTCGCGCACGAGATCGACGAGGAGGTGCGCAAGCTCATCGAGACCGCGCACACCGAGGCGTGGCACGTGCTGAGCACCTACCGCGACGTGCTGGACGAGCTGGTCATCGAGCTCCTCGAAAAGGAGACGCTGACCCGCAAGGATCTCGAGCGGATCTTCGCGACCGTCGAGAAGCGCCCGCACATCACCATCTTCAACGAGTTCGGCGACCGCAAGCCGTCCGACAAGCCGCCGATCAAGACCCCCGGCGAGCTGGCGATGGAGCGCGGCGAGCCGTGGCCCCCGCTGGAGGAGAAGAAGGAGCGACCGGTGCTCCAGCCGGCGCCGACCCCGGTCGGTACCGCGCCGGGCGGCGGCGACCTTCCCGGTGGCCCGCCGTACACGCAGCCCGCCCCGCCGCCGGACCCGAACGCGAACCCGTACGCTCCGCCGGCGCCGGGTGCCTATCCCAACGGTGGTCGCCCCAACGGTGGGCCGAACGGCACCGCTCACTGGCCCCAGGCATATGGTGGGCAGCAGCCGGGCGGTCCGGCAGGCGGTTATCAGGGTGGGCCCGTTGGCGGCCCGCCGAATTACGGGGCGCCTCCCGGATGGACCCCGGCCACGCAGCCGGGCGGCCAGCCGAACCAGCCCTGGCGTCCCGCCGAAGACCGCCCGCGTGACGGCTGGTTCGCTGACCAGCCCGGCGGTCAGCAGGACGAAGGACAGCAACGGCGTGACGACGGACAGGACGACACCAAGCGGTAA
- a CDS encoding ESX secretion-associated protein EspG: MHQEHFTPMAFDFLWESAELGDLPYPLRVRSHGATELERRALRQRVDNELQARGLRDGRGRLERRIEDWLYLLARGSLTIDALHIPAFQAPTVAVLGATDGTDGVIAIQDQSGIWLREAPADGLPTAVVELLPPGQRGSEASVTLPIDDARRTEPIRAAVNPTKKAEEPEAAKTRRKEKPRVSLSERITADPREAFGKLTGQPRLRGGQLAANSRSHVGAKQRSRVLGWFDTASGRYLSTSQAGPDGREWVTVSPADVKTLRTRLGEMAAGVAVDTR, translated from the coding sequence ATGCACCAGGAACACTTCACACCGATGGCGTTCGACTTCCTCTGGGAGTCCGCCGAGCTCGGCGACCTGCCCTACCCCCTGCGCGTACGGTCACACGGCGCGACCGAACTCGAGCGCCGGGCGCTGCGCCAGCGCGTCGACAACGAACTCCAGGCCCGCGGGCTCCGCGACGGCCGGGGAAGGCTGGAGCGAAGGATCGAGGACTGGCTGTACCTCCTCGCCCGCGGCTCGCTGACCATCGACGCGCTGCACATCCCCGCGTTCCAGGCCCCGACGGTCGCCGTGCTCGGTGCCACCGACGGCACCGACGGGGTGATCGCGATCCAGGACCAGTCCGGGATCTGGTTGCGGGAGGCGCCCGCCGACGGTCTTCCGACAGCGGTCGTCGAGCTGCTGCCGCCGGGTCAGCGCGGCTCGGAGGCGTCCGTCACGCTGCCGATCGACGACGCCCGCCGCACCGAGCCGATCCGTGCCGCCGTCAACCCGACGAAAAAGGCCGAGGAGCCCGAAGCGGCGAAGACCCGTCGCAAGGAGAAGCCCCGCGTCTCGCTCAGTGAGCGCATCACCGCGGATCCGCGCGAGGCGTTCGGCAAGCTCACCGGCCAGCCGAGGCTGCGCGGCGGTCAGCTGGCCGCGAACAGCCGGTCCCACGTGGGCGCCAAGCAGCGGTCACGGGTGCTCGGCTGGTTCGACACCGCGAGCGGGCGTTACCTCAGTACGTCACAGGCGGGTCCGGACGGCCGCGAATGGGTCACCGTCTCACCCGCCGACGTCAAGACACTTCGCACGCGGCTGGGCGAAATGGCCGCCGGTGTGGCGGTCGACACACGTTAG
- a CDS encoding ESX secretion-associated protein EspG, with the protein MANGELLTPVELDFLWEGANAGELPYPLRLRSHGATMDERAALRTQTLQSLNRRRLADERGRPEPHVEDYFGVLARPDLSLDCVQLDNPDTEPLLAVASLLGGQGLLTVQDPRGFHFHPIAPDGLASAIVSLLPPGSRGTEKSITLPLDGLVGASGADFLQRRQPQVDGSATSDEDRKALSRLQAQPRLRGGQFGGNARSKHGTRTRSSVLSWFDTQSGRYFTQATRGADGRDWITIAPADPATLRHRLTEMLGKIAADASPAR; encoded by the coding sequence ATGGCGAACGGTGAGCTGCTCACCCCGGTCGAGCTGGACTTCCTGTGGGAGGGCGCGAACGCCGGTGAGCTGCCGTACCCGCTGCGGCTCCGCTCGCACGGGGCGACCATGGACGAGCGCGCCGCGCTGCGGACGCAGACGCTCCAGTCGCTGAACCGGCGTCGGCTGGCCGACGAACGCGGCCGTCCCGAGCCGCATGTCGAGGACTACTTCGGCGTCCTCGCGCGGCCGGACCTGAGCCTGGACTGTGTCCAGCTCGACAATCCCGACACCGAACCGCTGCTCGCGGTCGCGTCGCTGCTCGGCGGCCAAGGCCTGCTGACGGTGCAGGACCCGCGCGGCTTCCACTTCCACCCCATCGCCCCGGACGGTCTCGCGAGCGCGATCGTCTCCCTCCTGCCGCCGGGTTCGCGCGGCACGGAGAAGTCGATCACCCTCCCGTTGGACGGCCTGGTCGGCGCTTCGGGGGCGGACTTCCTCCAGCGTCGTCAACCGCAGGTCGACGGCTCGGCGACGTCCGACGAGGACCGCAAGGCCCTGTCGCGGCTCCAGGCGCAGCCGCGGCTGCGCGGTGGCCAGTTCGGCGGCAACGCGCGCAGCAAACACGGCACGCGCACCCGGTCTTCGGTGCTGAGCTGGTTCGACACCCAGTCCGGCCGGTACTTCACCCAGGCCACGCGCGGTGCCGACGGACGGGACTGGATCACCATCGCCCCCGCGGATCCGGCGACGCTGCGGCACCGGCTCACCGAGATGCTGGGGAAGATCGCGGCGGACGCTTCACCCGCGCGCTGA
- the hpt gene encoding hypoxanthine phosphoribosyltransferase: MYEGEIASVLVTEQQINDKIAELAAQVAADYPADGPGAGRGDLLLVGVLKGAVMFMTDFARALPLPSQLEFMAVSSYGSATSSSGVVRILKDLDRDIAGRDVLIVEDIVDSGLTLSWLLKNLASRNPASLEVVSLLRKPEAVKVDVPVKYIGFDIPNEFVVGYGLDYAERYRDLPYIGTLDPHVYTS, encoded by the coding sequence GTGTACGAAGGCGAGATCGCCTCCGTGCTCGTCACCGAGCAGCAGATCAACGACAAGATCGCCGAACTGGCCGCGCAGGTCGCCGCGGACTATCCGGCCGACGGCCCCGGCGCGGGGCGGGGAGACCTCCTGCTCGTCGGCGTGCTCAAGGGCGCGGTGATGTTCATGACCGACTTCGCCAGGGCACTCCCTCTTCCTTCTCAGCTCGAGTTCATGGCGGTCTCCTCCTACGGCTCGGCGACGTCGTCGTCCGGCGTGGTGCGGATCCTCAAGGACCTCGACCGCGACATCGCCGGCCGCGACGTGCTCATCGTCGAGGACATCGTCGACTCCGGGCTCACGCTGTCCTGGCTGCTGAAGAACCTCGCCAGCCGCAACCCGGCCTCGCTCGAGGTCGTCTCGCTCCTACGCAAACCCGAGGCGGTCAAGGTCGACGTACCGGTCAAGTACATCGGGTTCGACATTCCCAACGAATTCGTCGTCGGATACGGCCTGGACTACGCGGAGCGTTACCGGGACCTGCCCTACATCGGCACCCTGGATCCGCACGTTTACACGTCCTGA
- the tilS gene encoding tRNA lysidine(34) synthetase TilS produces MSGPDPAIAAVRSAVRDFLPSAKVADEVCVAVSGGADSLALAEAAAFVGSRAGLKVRALVVDHGLQAGSAETAARAASTARELGADTAEVLRVRVEGAGGPEAAARRARYGALRSALPDGHGLVLLGHTLDDQAETVLLGLGRGSGPRSLAGMRPYDPPWGRPLLNIPRATTRQACRAFGVDPWQDPHNEDARFTRVRLRTEVLPLLEGVLSGGVAASLARTAAQLREDTEALDTLADEVHLRAFTGEGLDAAVLATEPPALRRRVLRRWLLDSGVRELTDAHLRSVDALVGNWRGQGGVWLPGELVAKRAHGRLLLEAPQSTT; encoded by the coding sequence GTGAGCGGACCGGATCCGGCGATCGCGGCCGTGCGGTCGGCCGTACGGGATTTCCTGCCGTCGGCGAAGGTCGCCGACGAGGTGTGTGTCGCCGTCTCCGGTGGCGCGGACTCCCTGGCGCTGGCCGAAGCGGCGGCGTTCGTCGGCTCCCGCGCCGGGCTGAAGGTGCGGGCACTCGTCGTCGACCACGGCCTCCAGGCCGGTTCCGCCGAAACAGCCGCTCGAGCCGCGAGCACGGCGCGCGAACTGGGTGCCGACACCGCCGAGGTCCTGAGGGTGCGGGTCGAGGGCGCGGGGGGACCGGAAGCCGCGGCCCGCCGGGCCCGCTACGGCGCCCTGCGTTCCGCGCTCCCCGACGGGCACGGCCTCGTCCTGCTCGGCCACACCCTCGACGACCAGGCCGAGACCGTGCTGCTCGGCCTCGGCCGGGGCTCCGGACCGCGGTCGCTGGCCGGGATGCGGCCATATGACCCGCCTTGGGGACGGCCTCTGCTCAACATCCCCCGCGCCACCACCCGGCAGGCTTGCCGGGCGTTCGGCGTCGACCCGTGGCAGGACCCGCACAACGAGGACGCGCGGTTCACCCGTGTCCGGTTGAGGACGGAAGTGCTGCCCCTTCTGGAGGGCGTGCTCTCCGGCGGTGTCGCGGCCTCGCTCGCCCGCACGGCCGCGCAACTGCGCGAGGACACCGAGGCGTTGGACACACTCGCGGACGAGGTCCACCTGCGCGCCTTCACCGGCGAAGGGCTCGACGCCGCGGTGCTCGCCACCGAACCGCCCGCGCTGCGACGGCGCGTCCTGCGCAGGTGGCTGCTGGACTCCGGGGTCCGCGAACTCACCGACGCCCACCTGCGTTCGGTCGACGCGCTGGTGGGGAACTGGCGGGGTCAGGGCGGGGTCTGGCTACCCGGCGAGTTGGTGGCCAAGCGGGCGCATGGCAGGCTCTTGCTCGAAGCACCCCAGTCCACCACCTAG
- a CDS encoding zinc-dependent metalloprotease, whose amino-acid sequence MVDWSLAASTGALLVRGGPAVDREEAEEAVADLRELTSEAEGHVRELTGLGLDLPLLPAEVVDRPGWVRSAAAGLDALTGRALPSAQGGPLAPVLAGGAGVQTGLVLAFLASRVLGQYDPFGGPERHGQLVLVAPNVVAAQRAMDVPGHDFRLWVCLHECTHRLQFTAVTWLRDYFADEVERLIGGLAGRDADGLSDLVGRLPDTIKQIGKGAAGGAGLAELLQSPGERAVFDRLLALSTLLEGHADFVMDAVGPRVVPSVELIRARFTARRKGGGLIDRVLRSLLGVDAKLRQYEQGAKFTKHVVDTVGMDGFNAVWTSPNTLPTRAEITDPAAWVRRLHG is encoded by the coding sequence ATGGTCGACTGGTCCCTGGCCGCCTCGACGGGCGCCCTCCTGGTGCGCGGCGGTCCGGCGGTCGACCGCGAAGAGGCCGAAGAAGCCGTCGCCGATCTGCGCGAGCTGACCAGTGAGGCGGAGGGGCACGTCCGCGAGCTGACCGGCCTCGGCCTCGACCTGCCGCTGCTGCCCGCCGAAGTCGTCGACAGGCCCGGTTGGGTCCGTTCCGCCGCCGCGGGGCTCGACGCGCTCACCGGCCGCGCGCTGCCGTCGGCCCAAGGCGGCCCGCTGGCGCCCGTGCTGGCCGGGGGCGCCGGTGTCCAGACCGGACTGGTGCTCGCCTTCCTGGCTTCGCGCGTGCTCGGCCAGTACGACCCGTTCGGCGGGCCGGAACGCCACGGACAGCTGGTGCTCGTCGCGCCGAACGTGGTCGCCGCCCAGCGCGCGATGGACGTGCCGGGACACGATTTCCGGCTGTGGGTCTGCTTGCACGAATGCACCCACCGCTTGCAGTTCACCGCCGTCACCTGGCTGCGTGACTACTTCGCCGACGAGGTCGAGCGCCTGATCGGCGGGCTCGCCGGCCGGGACGCGGACGGGCTGAGCGATCTGGTCGGCCGCCTGCCGGACACCATCAAGCAGATCGGCAAGGGCGCGGCGGGCGGCGCCGGACTCGCCGAGCTCCTGCAGTCGCCGGGCGAACGCGCGGTGTTCGACCGGCTCCTCGCCCTCTCCACGCTGCTGGAGGGGCACGCCGATTTCGTGATGGACGCCGTCGGACCGCGGGTCGTGCCGAGTGTCGAGCTGATCCGGGCGCGGTTCACCGCCCGGCGCAAGGGCGGCGGCCTGATCGACCGCGTGCTGCGCAGCCTGCTCGGCGTGGACGCGAAACTGCGCCAGTACGAACAGGGCGCGAAGTTCACCAAGCACGTCGTCGACACCGTCGGCATGGACGGCTTCAACGCGGTGTGGACCTCGCCGAACACGTTGCCGACCAGGGCCGAGATCACCGATCCGGCGGCCTGGGTGCGGCGCCTGCACGGGTGA